The genomic DNA CATCTTGATCTTAGTTCAGGGATTCAGGTCTCACTTCAATACCATCGATCACAATGCCACCTTTTAGTTGATACCCTTTTACCTCCGTGAGACTCATAAtgatctcatcatcttctccttctcgtGTCTCAAACTCTCCTAACTCAATCTCCATCCACCCGTCGTCTCTACCTTTCGGCTCTCTCCTTTTCCCGTCCCCGCTAACCGCCTCAACTGTCGTGGCCATTCGCTCTTCTCGGTTTCCGTAAAACAGCCGCttcatttgttgtttcttctcatCCAAGCAACATAGATAAGTTGCACTACTACTAACTTGACCATTGTTGGATTTAACTGAAGTCTCCGCCGGAACTAGGTCTAGTCCGTAAACGCCTTTGGTTACTTTCATTATCAGATATGCTCCGTATCTTGTGTTCGGTGATAAAACTCCGGTTTGGATTTTACCATTGATTTCTAATCGATCAGTTGTTATAAGTTCGGCTGACTCTGAAAATCTGAAaattcgaatatatatatatatatatatatatatttttagtaaaaattatttctaagtGAAACATTTACTATACATATACACTAAGCATAACTAAATAGTCTTTTTGagaaaagatattaaaaaactGACCTAGAATCTGAGACATTGCTCCAAGACCAGTAAGATGAATGGTCACTATGAGTTATGGACATATCTCTTGCTGATAAAATGTATGAAATTTTCCCGGAAAATTTACTGATCTTGAATAGCTGAAGTTgcattatataagaaaatattattagttCAAGTAGACTAAAACAGAAGTCCTTGTTTATACTTTAAATTAACTCATAAAATCGAACCTTTCGAGCATTGTCGATGAGAATGGAATCGCAGAAGCATCGATAAAACTCCTTTTTCGACAAGAAACTTTGATGATGGTCAGTAGATTGAGAGAGTAGGCCTTTGTAACCGGAAGGTAGAAATTTTTCCCATACGAAGTCGGAGTCTCCGGCTAACCGGAAAACCGAAGAGACCTCCGACGACGATAATACATCTGCTGGAGAAGTGAAGGCAAGAATATTGGCTACGCATGCTTCTGGtaacaacatcttcttcttttttcttatatggattcagaattttgttttctggttatGTGGATTTGCTTTGATAACTGTGATATATGAGTTATGCCTGGGGATAGAGATGGTGAGTATATATAGTGATGTTTGGCATATTTCTACTGACCATTTTGTACCAATGGTCAAATATTATCGATTTAAATATTAAAGCGTTTGGTTGTTGGCCAAAAGTAAAAGATTGGCATTCCAAAAGAGAAAGTTCACGCGCAAGAGGAAATTGTGCTATGAGTTATATGTACGTTGACAATTACAACGTTTAGAGACTTGTGAGTTACGAGACCAAATATAGTACGAGGCcaagtatattttaatttgttaacaGTTCCgtatttaaaaccaaacaatcttgaggacaaaaaaaagaaaaaaaaaaagttcacatCAACTCTAAAATGGTTTATATAAGACCGATATCTCTTTTGGAGTTGTTCTAGCTTAGATCAGATTGGTCAGATCAAGCAATCAATAACTCAATCGGTAAAAACTCTaattaaacaaagttaaaaGATTGTCAGTTCATGTGACATCTAGAAGGAGATCATATAAAATGTTGTGGTCTTTGGTTCGAAAAGATGTACAAACCTGATCAAGAATTCAACTAGTTGTACACGTtctatttgaattttttgtttgatttttcttcgtTGTTTCCTAAGGAAACAAAGGACGTTTAAACGCGTCGGTGGTGACTTTTGTCAAATTAACTAGTGTTGacgtcttattatataagatcgATACCGATACGCCAGTGGTAATTCTCATTTATCTATGTTAAACAAAAGATGCCTCGTGAATTTGTTGAGTTTTCCCTTTTTAGTCACAAAGCGAAAGTGTTATTATTGGACAAGTGATCTAATGACTAATATAATCAAACATTCTATGCATGTCAAAATAGATTAATTAACTAATCAGTTATATCCTCATCTATTAAGATAGTTTTTATCTTTTACGACATACTATAAAGTTTTGACATCTTAAAAGTTAGaagttttaaatattcttaTATAACAATTTAACGAAAAGAACCCActacaaaaaaagtaaagaaacttTCTGAATTTAGATACTACAACACtgaaattttacatttgttaatcataaattaataaattcacATATTTACATATCCATATTTGCAAGTGTAATTGTGTATGATATTACACTTCTGattattaaaactaaatattatgAGACATTGAGActactgatatatatatactagattaggatcgACACGATGTGCGAATTTTAAAACTGtccaataaaacaaagtttataagaatatattaatACTTTGTTATAAGTGAAAAATATTTTCCAGAagtaaatatacaaatatttttacttagaaatttttactttaatatattaatttatatttttatattctaaaaataattattacaataatctaaaactaaattatcagccaccaaaactttttcaaatattcgtaatattactatttaaaaatgttccacaacttattcacaaaatgtTTAAACTCATCAAAGCGTCATCTTATTAGCATCCACATACAGTTTTACTCAATGTTTTACCATCAATAATGtgttcttacacccaaaatcATTTTATTGTTATAATATGTTCTTTATCACCATCTATAAAATGTCTCTATAACCAATCAAACCAATTTtcgtctctttactttcactttgatGTAGTTCCTTTTCACcactaaaatttatttgtgaCAATTTCATTAACCACTAAAATTGtttactcaaaaaatattttggatgaaaaactgagaaaaataTCTACACAATAGCAATGAGTTTATGACTGacccaataaaatttgacaaattGAAAGacaattaatttgaattaaaaaattgaaaaattataacCATGACAATATAtgagtcttagataatttagagacataaaatagaaactaaaacaaacaatctaaaaatattacaacataataaaataaaacaaaactatttaaaaaagaataaataaatattgatctTACATATCCAGATATCCTTAACCAGAGAAGACtagaatttaaactaaaataaataatcctAAACTAttacaacataataatattattaaataaatattgataatACATTTAACTGccgttaaaaaaaacatattatttactcaaagaaaaaatatatatatttaaaaaaaaatcagcatgaatttcttattaaaaaaatcaaatttaaataatatcttaaaatactacaacataattacattaaaatattttaaaaaaaaaataaacaaatattgatgaTATATAGATTTCCTTTATATAATAGGTttgtaatttttacttttttgttttttaattattttgataaatttagaattgacgcATGTCGAAATCTTATTGAtacaattgacatgtgtcatgattttattaatgagtaactttgaaatcaaattttatattagtAAGATATAAGATATTGGCTTCTCTCAATTGGTGATATACCATTATTTATTTGAGcaaaaatctccaaaacaattgtcaaaattgatgatatacactttttagtttttagagtTGGACACTGCAAGTTATTTTTtcgaatatataaaatatagaactttagttttttatttttatttttatttttttatatatataccattagTTATATACCATTAGATATTTTTCTTATCACACCACTTGTTTTGAGAAATAATAGAATAACCTCTTAATTCAAGTTTGGTTGGTTTAAAGCTAACGGAAGGAGTTTTTATATCATgctataaatttattttcaatggtTGAAATTATTGTATTTAATATCCGAAGTCTCATTCAATCGCATTCGATATTTTTAATACGAAAATGAGAAGTGACAATTTacgacaaagaagaaaatgccAAGGCTAATTTAAGGTGTTGGAGTTGCATATTTCCAAAAGTCCTTATTATTGactattattataacaaatatatactattatcaCATTGTACAAATTCaagtattttttaaagatataattttcaaaaaacacaaacaaaaagaaagacagAAATGAACCCGTACACAAATATCTAAATCTCCAAATtagattgtaaaattttatgattcgtcttttctttcttgtagtATCATCTAAGTTAacatttttaagatattttttttcctgttaGCCGGAACCCCAAATACATTGGCGATTTGCCTTAAAGTCATCATTGCCCAATTTGACAAATTACTAgtatattttttcttggttatttCCGGAAAAGAAAGACATTATAGTATTCGTTACAGTGAATTCAACTAGTGTTGACTGTTGACAAATCATGTGCATTATAGCCCCTCCTTTTGGAAAGTTGACTCCTTGACCAAACATAACTTTTGTACCGTGTATTTTATCTAAAGCAACAGGCCAATACTGGTTCTCCCGCTTTCTCCCGTAAACGCTGTGTTTACGgatggtagcggttgctagtgATTAGAACCAATTACACAAACCGCTTCCAATCGCTCATAATTGTTCCCAACCGCTCCAAACcattgaattccaaaagctgtttTTCGCAAGTGTTTGCGGTTGCGGACAATTgcggttgaaatttttttttttgtagaaaaacttaaaagaaatcaatgataatgaatttttttttgtcatattttctatctaaccattttactcattaaggatgggagaaaatgaagtacgaatacgattgcagagattataaaataaacaattagaagaaaataatattccaattaacaataacccggaaaacatgatgtaaatttaatggcacatcgcacataagttcaaaaaatctaaataaatataatatttcatcagaaatttaagaaaataagattatttgtgaaaaatattaaaacaaatcaccagtgactcttctcaactctcacttgaccattcttaccgatgcaactactgacccacgatctaagagaaaagagaaaagatctacgatctaaagcatatgttttgtcatttatcaaattacttgattaaatttttggtgaaaagccaaatgcataaaggaataagtatttcaatatgattttt from Camelina sativa cultivar DH55 chromosome 7, Cs, whole genome shotgun sequence includes the following:
- the LOC104701032 gene encoding F-box protein VBF-like, whose product is MLLPEACVANILAFTSPADVLSSSEVSSVFRLAGDSDFVWEKFLPSGYKGLLSQSTDHHQSFLSKKEFYRCFCDSILIDNARKLFKISKFSGKISYILSARDMSITHSDHSSYWSWSNVSDSRFSESAELITTDRLEINGKIQTGVLSPNTRYGAYLIMKVTKGVYGLDLVPAETSVKSNNGQVSSSATYLCCLDEKKQQMKRLFYGNREERMATTVEAVSGDGKRREPKGRDDGWMEIELGEFETREGEDDEIIMSLTEVKGYQLKGGIVIDGIEVRPESLN